A genomic window from Brevibacillus agri includes:
- the glnA gene encoding type I glutamate--ammonia ligase: MDMKTVLSTIDAEKVEYVDFRIVDLLGRQHHVTVPAYAVDEGTFRNGVAFDGSSLIGYKSIEESDMVAMPDPSSAFIDPFVEAKTMNIICNIVNPDNTTYTRDPRGIALKAEAYLQQTGLATAAYFGPESEFFLFDSVRYDSGPSGSFFHIDSEEAFWNTGKEGQNLGYKVRNKGGYFPVQPTDSQMDIRNEMCTLMTKAGLHVERHHHEVATAGQGEINFRFDTLTRTADNLLLFKYIVRNVAAKHGKTATFMPKPIVGDNGSGMHVHQSLFNGDTPLFYEQGGYANLSETALYYIGGILHHAPALIALTNPSTNSFKRLVPGYEAPVNLVFSKGNRSAAVRIPVAAVTPKASRIEFRTPDSTANPYLAFAAMLMAGLDGIKRKLDPRELGYGPLDRNIYDLSDAEKHEIKRAPGSLEEALTALEQDHAFLLEGDVFNKEVIESWIALKRADIQQVERTVNPKEFELYYDL; encoded by the coding sequence TTGGATATGAAAACTGTCTTGTCCACCATTGATGCAGAAAAAGTGGAATATGTGGACTTCCGCATTGTCGATTTGCTTGGCCGCCAGCACCATGTTACGGTTCCTGCTTACGCAGTAGACGAAGGCACTTTCCGTAACGGCGTCGCCTTCGACGGCTCCAGCCTCATCGGCTACAAATCCATCGAAGAGAGCGACATGGTCGCGATGCCTGATCCTTCCTCCGCTTTCATCGATCCGTTTGTCGAAGCGAAAACGATGAACATCATCTGTAACATTGTCAATCCGGACAACACCACATACACCCGCGATCCACGCGGCATTGCCCTCAAAGCAGAGGCGTATCTGCAACAAACCGGACTGGCTACGGCCGCCTACTTCGGCCCGGAATCGGAATTTTTCCTGTTCGACAGCGTGCGCTACGACTCCGGCCCATCCGGTTCGTTCTTCCACATCGACTCGGAGGAAGCGTTCTGGAACACCGGAAAAGAAGGGCAAAACCTGGGCTACAAAGTGCGCAACAAAGGCGGCTACTTCCCGGTACAGCCAACTGACTCGCAAATGGACATCCGCAACGAAATGTGCACTCTGATGACCAAAGCCGGCCTGCATGTAGAGCGTCATCACCACGAAGTGGCGACCGCCGGCCAAGGCGAGATCAACTTCCGCTTCGACACGTTGACTCGCACGGCTGACAACCTGCTCTTGTTCAAATACATCGTGCGCAACGTAGCAGCGAAGCACGGCAAAACAGCGACCTTCATGCCCAAGCCAATCGTCGGCGACAACGGTTCCGGCATGCACGTCCACCAAAGCTTGTTCAACGGCGACACTCCGCTGTTCTACGAGCAAGGCGGCTACGCCAACCTGAGCGAGACAGCGCTCTACTACATCGGCGGCATTTTGCACCACGCCCCAGCCTTGATCGCGCTGACCAACCCGAGCACCAACTCGTTCAAGCGTCTGGTTCCTGGCTACGAAGCGCCTGTTAACCTGGTCTTCTCCAAAGGAAACCGCTCTGCCGCCGTACGGATTCCAGTCGCCGCGGTAACGCCAAAAGCGTCCCGGATCGAATTCCGCACGCCAGACTCCACCGCCAACCCATACCTGGCCTTCGCTGCCATGCTGATGGCTGGCCTGGACGGCATCAAGCGCAAGCTCGACCCGCGCGAACTCGGCTACGGCCCGCTGGATCGCAACATCTACGACCTGTCCGACGCAGAAAAGCATGAAATCAAGCGCGCTCCTGGCTCCCTGGAGGAAGCCTTGACTGCCCTCGAACAAGACCACGCTTTCCTGCTCGAAGGCGACGTCTTCAACAAGGAAGTCATCGAAAGCTGGATCGCCCTGAAGCGCGCGGATATTCAACAAGTAGAGCGCACGGTGAATCCGAAAGAGTTTGAGTTGTACTACGATCTGTAA